In the Populus trichocarpa isolate Nisqually-1 chromosome 1, P.trichocarpa_v4.1, whole genome shotgun sequence genome, one interval contains:
- the LOC7495827 gene encoding mitochondrial phosphate carrier protein 3, mitochondrial: MDSHRQQSLIPSFLYSSSSYAKTLTLSTLLHSDQPSLSPSLTPAMGRKSSGGFVIPAPSEPGKRIEMYSPAFYAACTVGGILSCGLTHTTVTPLDLVKCNMQIDPAKYKSISSGFGVLLKEQGVRGFFRGWVPTLLGYSAQGACKFGFYEFFKKYYSDLAGPENAAKYKTLIYLAGSASAEVIADIALCPFEAVKVRVQTQPGFARGLSDGMPKFVKAEGALGLYKGIVPLWGRQIPYTMMKFASFETIVEMIYKYSIPVPKDQCSKSLQLGVSFAGGYVAGVFCAIVSHPADNLVSFLNNAKGATVGDAVKKLGVWGLFTRGLPLRIVMIGTLTGAQWGIYDAFKVFVGLPTTGGAAPAAAPAKV; the protein is encoded by the exons ATGGATTCTCATAGACAACAGTCACTGATCCCTAGCTTCCTCTACTCCTCTTCTTCCTACGCTAAGACTCTCACCCTCTCTACGCTCCTCCACTCCGATCAACCTTCTCTTTCTCCGTCGTTAACCCCGGCTATGGGGAGGAAGAGCAGTGGCGGATTTGTGATCCCGGCTCCGAGTGAGCCTGGGAAAAGGATCGAGATGTACTCACCTGCTTTCTATGCTGCTTGTACTGTTGGTGGTATTCTTAGCTGTGGACTTACTCATACGACTGTTACTCCTCTTGACCTTGTCAAGTGTAATATGCAG ATTGACCCTGCCAAGTACAAGAGCATCTCATCTGGTTTTGGAGTTCTACTCAAGGAGCAAGGAGTGAGAGGCTTCTTCAGGGGTTGGGTGCCTACCCTTCTTGGTTACAGTGCTCAGGGGGCCTGCAAATTTGGATTCTATGAGTTCTTTAAGAAGTACTACTCTGATCTTGCTGGGCCTGAGAATGCAGCCAAGTACAAGACCTTGATTTACCTTGCTGGTTCCGCGTCTGCTGAGGTGATTGCAGATATTGCTCTTTGCCCCTTTGAGGCGGTGAAGGTTCGAGTTCAAACTCAGCCTGGGTTTGCTAGAGGCTTGTCTGATGGAATGCCTAAGTTTGTGAAAGCTGAAGGTGCTCTTGG GTTGTACAAAGGTATCGTTCCTCTCTGGGGTCGCCAGATACCAT ATACAATGATGAAGTTTGCATCTTTTGAGACTATTGTAGAGATGATCTACAAGTATTCCATCCCCGTGCCAAAGGACCAGTGCAGCAAGTCTCTGCAGCTTGGTGTTAGCTTTGCTGGTGGTTATGTTGCTGGTGTGTTTTGTGCTATTGTGTCACATCCCGCAGATAATCTTGTCTCTTTCCTGAACAATGCTAAAGGGGCAACTGTTGGTGAT GCTGTGAAGAAGCTAGGTGTGTGGGGTCTGTTCACTCGTGGGCTGCCTCTCCGTATTGTCATGATTGGAACACTTACCGGAGCTCAGTGGGGAATCTATGATGCATTCAAAGTTTTTGTGGGATT GCCTACTACTGGTGGTGCTGCCCCTGCTGCTGCCCCCGCAAAGGTATAA
- the LOC7495828 gene encoding pentatricopeptide repeat-containing protein At3g26782, mitochondrial, with product MKIPYTISLQLLTISFKIHKNHFSTTAAATNTNLTTLFNKYFDRTDVYSWNSLIAELARGGDSCESLRAFSWMRKLDIKPNRSTFPCAIKSCSALFDLNSGKQAHQQALVFGFESDLFVSSALIDMYSKCGKLSNARVLFDEIPRRNIVTWTSLITGYVQNDDAHEALMVFKEFLFEKSEGNGEEVGTSVDSVAMISVLSACSRVSNKAVSEGVHGVAIKVGLDKVMGVENTLLDAYAKCGEVSLSRKVFDDMAEKDVVSWNSMIAVYAQNGLSTDAFEVFHGMLKAGGGKYNEVTLSTLLLACAHEGALRVGMCLHDQVIKMGYVNNVIMATSIIDMYCKCGQAEMARNAFDGMKEKNVRSWTAMIAGYGMHGFAREALDVFYQMIWAGVKPNYITFISVLAACSHAGFLEEGWRWFNAMSHEYNVEPGVEHYGCMVDLLGRAGYIKEAYNLIKSMKVRRDFVLWGSLLAACRIHKDVELAEISARELFKLDPSNCGYYVLLANIYADAGRWKDVERMRILVKDRGLVKPPGYSLVELKGRVHVFLVGDKEHPQHEKIYKYLEELSVKLQEAGYVPNMASVLHDVDEEEKEMIVRVHSEKLAVAFGVMNSVPGSTIHVIKNLRVCGDCHTVIKLISKIVSREIIVRDAKRFHHFKDGLCSCGDYW from the exons ATGAAGATTCCATATACCATTTCACTTCAGTTACTTACAATCTCATTCAAAATCCATAAAAACCACTtttcaacaacagcagcagcaaccaaCACTAACCTAACTACCTTGTTCAACAAATACTTCGACAGGACCGATGTCTACTCCTGGAACTCACTTATTGCCGAGTTGGCTCGCGGAGGTGACTCGTGCGAGTCTCTCCGTGCTTTCTCTTGGATGCGAAAGCTCGATATAAAACCAAACCGCTCAACTTTCCCTTGCGCAATCAAATCATGTTCGGCTTTGTTTGATCTTAACTCCGGAAAACAAGCCCACCAACAAGCTCTTGTTTTTGGGTTTGAATCGGACCTTTTTGTATCATCAGCTTTGATTGATATGTACTCAAAATGCGGGAAGTTAAGTAACGCAAGAGTACTGTTCGATGAAATTCCTCGGAGAAATATTGTTACTTGGACTTCTTTAATCACCGGGTATGTTCAAAATGATGATGCCCATGAAGCGTTAATGGTTTTTAAGGagtttttgtttgaaaagaGTGAAGGAAATGGTGAAGAGGTTGGAACTTCTGTTGATTCTGTTGCtatgatttctgttttatcGGCTTGTTCTCGTGTTTCTAATAAAGCAGTCAGTGAGGGAGTTCATGGGGTTGCTATAAAGGTCGGGTTGGATAAAGTGATGGGAGTTGAGAATACTTTGTTGGATGCGTATGCAAAGTGTGGTGAAGTGAGTTTGTCTAGAAAGGTGTTCGATGACATGGCTGAGAAGGATGTTGTTTCTTGGAATTCTATGATTGCTGTGTATGCCCAAAATGGGTTATCGACGGATGCTTTTGAAGTTTTTCATGGGATGTTAAAGGCTGGTGGTGGTAAATACAATGAGGTGACTTTGTCCACTTTGTTGCTAGCTTGTGCACATGAGGGCGCTCTGCGTGTGGGGATGTGTTTACATGATCAG GTTATAAAGATGGGTTATGTGAATAATGTGATTATGGCCACCTCAATTATAGATATGTATTGCAAATGTGGGCAAGCTGAAATGGCAAGAAATGCATTTGATGGCATGAAGGAGAAGAATGTGAGGTCATGGACTGCTATGATTGCTGGTTATGGAATGCATGGTTTTGCAAGAGAAGCTTTGGATGTTTTTTATCAGATGATATGGGCTGGAGTCAAACCAAATTATATAACTTTTATTTCAGTTCTGGCTGCTTGTAGCCATGCTGGTTTTTTAGAAGAGGGCTGGCGTTGGTTTAATGCCATGAGCCATGAATATAATGTAGAACCAGGGGTTGAGCACTATGGTTGCATGGTTGATCTTCTTGGGCGTGCTGGTTATATCAAAGAGGCGTACAACTTGATAAAGAGTATGAAGGTGAGGCGTGATTTTGTACTATGGGGCTCTCTTCTTGCAGCTTGTAGAATTCACAAGGATGTGGAGCTTGCAGAGATTTCTGCGAGGGAACTGTTTAAACTAGACCCAAGTAATTGTGGGTATTATGTCTTACTTGCAAACATATATGCAGATGCTGGAAGATGGAAAGATGTTGAAAGGATGAGAATACTTGTGAAAGATCGTGGACTAGTTAAACCACCGGGATACAGTTTGGTTGAACTCAAAGGTAGGGTGCATGTATTCTTGGTTGGAGATAAAGAGCATCCTCAACATGAGAAGATCTACAAGTATTTGGAGGAACTCTCTGTGAAGCTGCAAGAAGCTGGCTATGTTCCTAATATGGCATCGGTTCTTCATGATGTTGAtgaagaggagaaagaaatgaTTGTGCGAGTTCATAGTGAGAAATTGGCTGTTGCTTTTGGAGTCATGAACTCAGTTCCTGGTTCAACTATTCATGTTATTAAGAATCTTCGGGTTTGTGGTGACTGCCATACTGTTATTAAGCTGATTTCCAAGATTGTTAGTAGAGAAATTATAGTGAGAGACGCAAAGAGATTTCATCACTTCAAGGATGGTTTGTGTTCATGTGGAGATTATTGGTAA
- the LOC7461636 gene encoding protein NETWORKED 3C produces the protein MEIIEASSCSVAPGDRDSPRHSQWLQKTLSDMNERMKAMMTVLAEDGDSLDRVVSHYKRRLELVQMLEEFNRSYRYLAETCDRLRSKFLVKDSGPAPLYSTIDSNKDTPIESSDNSNLEILDSHPQYVVEDPEIKCDSTNFDVEYLDKLVDDLMLTEECKMKLKAKREIGENQMDKKGRDFFRVESISTNMNDYGEVEATARDFSEGSGYEWDNTWCELKFQITNLMEENLRQQAELARRNIEKKLVIDKLRLQLEHLKAENRSLQGCISCSKDGEKRNSLQRRGLLSGKFFGGGCT, from the exons ATGGAAATCATCGAGGCTTCTTCGTGTTCTGTGGCTCCAGGTGATCGTGATAGCCCCCGACATTCTCAATGGCTTCAGAAAACTCTATCAG ACATGAACGAGAGAATGAAAGCCATGATGACCGTTTTGGCAGAAGATGGCGATTCTTTAGATAGAGTTGTCAGTCATTACAAAAGAAGGCTGGAGCTTGTTCAAATGCTAGAAGAGTTCAACAGATCTTATCGCTATTTAGCTGAAACATGTGACAGGTTGAGGTCTAAATTCCTTGTCAAAGATTCAGGGCCTGCACCTTTGTATTCCACAATTGACAGTAACAAGGATACACCGATAGAAAGCTCTGATAATTCTAACTTGGAGATTTTAGATTCCCATCCTCAATATGTTGTTGAAGATCCTGAGATCAAATGTGACAGCACTAACTTCGATGTTGAATACCTGGACAAACTAGTGGATGACCTGATGTtgactgaagaatgcaagatgaaattaaaagcgAAACGTGAAATTGGAGAAAATCAAATGGATAAGAAAGGCAGAGATTTTTTCCGAGTAGAAAGTATCAGTACGAATATGAATGATTATGGCGAAGTTGAGGCTACTGCAAGAGACTTCTCAGAGGGTAGTGGTTACGAGTGGGACAATACATGGTGTGAACTCAAGTTTCAAATCACAAACCTTATGGAGGAAAATCTGCGGCAGCAGGCCGAGTTAGCAAGGAGAAACATTGAAAAGAAACTGGTAATTGATAAGCTCCGGCTACAGCTAGAACATTTGAAGGCTGAGAACAGGTCCCTCCAGGGCTGCATCAGCTGTTCAAAAGACGGAGAGAAGCGCAACTCATTGCAGAGAAGAGGACTACTCTCGGGTAAGTTTTTTGGAGGAGGTTGTACATGA
- the LOC7495826 gene encoding uncharacterized protein LOC7495826 codes for MTTLKLSGFCDCEGCWRKVNDALSGIKGIKGRLTDKKKFLVAVTGAVDTEALKARLAKIRKGVKVEVIFQGDGEKKEEEKKPKEEANFNGPYDDPQPNAYFNGPYNDPQPQGLADGSGLYNDPQPYAYFNGSYNDPRLLGLADGSGLYNDPQPYTYFNGSYNDPQPLGLADGSGPYNDAEAGPSNRGGNSTEPMGEQNLEHELARYLCDYGLDYGPHFPFGKDVVPPYVYFNGSYNDPQPPGLADGSGSYNNPPPQGLVNGSGPYSYPPAQDQAHGNGPYNYHPSQDFADEISNACSIM; via the exons ATGACGACGTTGAAGTTGAGTGGATTCTGCGACTGTGAAGGATGCTGGCGTAAGGTGAATGATGCTCTCTCCGGTATCAAAG GGATTAAAGGGAGATTAACAGACAAAAAGAAGTTCCTTGTCGCTGTCACTGGCGCTGTGGACACTGAAGCCTTGAAAGCAAGATTGGCTAAGATAAGAAAGGGTGTCAAGGTTGAGGTTATATTCCAAGGTGACGgggaaaagaaggaagaagaaaagaagccaAAAGAGGAAGCTAATTTTAATGGGCCCTATGATGATCCCCAACCCAATGCTTATTTTAATGGGCCTTATAATGATCCCCAACCCCAAGGTCTTGCCGATGGTAGTGGGCTCTATAATGATCCCCAACCCTATGCTTATTTTAATGGGTCCTATAATGATCCCCGACTCCTCGGTCTTGCTGATGGTAGTGGGCTCTATAATGATCCCCAACCCTATACTTATTTTAATGGGTCCTATAACGATCCCCAACCCCTAGGTCTTGCTGATGGTAGTGGACCCTATAATGATGCCGAAGCTGGTCCATCCAATAGAGGGGGAAATAGTACTGAGCCCATGGGTGAACAGAACTTAGAACACGAGCTTGCAAGATATCTGTGTGATTATGGGCTTGACTATGGCCCACACTTTCCTTTTGGCAAAGATGTCGTCCCACCCTATGTTTATTTTAATGGGTCCTATAATGATCCCCAACCCCCAGGTCTTGCTGATGGTAGTGGGTCCTATAATAATCCCCCACCCCAAGGTCTTGTTAATGGTAGTGGGCCCTATAGTTATCCCCCGGCCCAAGACCAAGCTCATGGTAACGGGCCCTATAATTATCACCCATCGCAAGACTTTGCTGATGAAATTTCCAATGCATGTTCTATTATGTGA